The window GGGCTTTGAACAGGCTCGAAGGCAACCTGAATGATTGCGCATAACCCTGGAAACAAAATTTTACAAGGGCCAGGATAAAAAAACCCCTTGTAAAACCTCCTTTCTGACGATATATTATAGTAAGCTTATGAAAAGGCATGTTCGTATAGCATTAATACTCGCCTCCTTTCTCCCCTTGGGGACTGTGTTCGCCCAGGATTTTCCCCCTACAGCCATACTCAACGCCGCCTATAAAGGCGATGTGGAAATGGTCAGGCTCATCCTGGCCACCAAGCCCGACCCGGATGTACGCGACCACTTTGGGGCAAGCGCCGTCCACGAAGCCATCTTCGAGAGCAATCTTGAGGTGATCCAGCTGCTTTTGGATAGCGGATTCGACGTGAACGCCCAGGTTGCGTCGAACGGCTATACCCCCCTGCATTATGCCGTATGGCTCAACAAGCCCGATGCGGTAAAGCTGCTTCTTTCCTACAATGCTGACAAGACCATCAAGGACAAAAAAGGCTTCACCCCCCTGGAAAAGGCCACCAAAGAGGGCAAACGCGACCTCGTTATAGCTTTGTCCAGGAAATAAGGCTTTAGCTGTTTTCCCTAAACCCCTTCCTTAACCCAATTCAATACTGCCAAAGCAATGGACGCAAGCCGTGTTTCAGCATCTGAAGCGCGGCTCGAAAGTATGACCGGCGCTTTGGCGCCCAGAAGTATGCCTGCGCCTTTGGCATTTCCCAGATACATGATGGATTTGAAGAGCATGTTGCCTGCTTCTATCGATGGGGTTATGAGTATGTCCGCGTCCGCTGCAATGGGGCTGTCTATGCCCTTGATGCGGGCAGAGGCGGGGTGCACTGCGTTGTCCAATGCGAGAGGTCCGTCAACAATGCAATTGGCGATGCGGCCCCTGCGGTTCATTTGAGTGAGTATGGCGGCATCGGCGGTACAGGGCATACGCTCGGGGTTTACCTGCTCCAGGGCTGCAAGGACGGCGACCTTTGGGGTGGGGATGCCCAAGTCCCTGGCAAGGCCCACGGCGTTTTCGATGATGCCGATTTTTTCGTTCAAGGTGGGGGCTATATTGAGGGCGCCGTCGCTTATAAAAAGCAGCTTGGGGTAGAATGCGGATTCAACCACCCCAACATGGGAGATGAGCTTCCCTGTATTGAGACCCCCTTCCTTTTTCATTACCGCCTTAAGGAAGATTGCGGTTTCGACGAGGCCCTTCATGGGGAGTTGAGCCTTGCCTTCACGGACAAGTCCAGCTGCCTTTGCGGCTGCGGCAGAGTGGCTGGGCTCATGCAGGATTTCGAAGCCGCTTATGTCAATGTTGCTTTCCTTGGCGGTTCTCTCGATATCCCCCTTGTTTCCTATCAACACGGCATTGCCCAGGCCTTGTTTTTTCGCTGCTGCAAGGCTTGCCAGGGTGGAGGCATCGGCGGCGGAGGCTGCCGCGATGAAGGGCATTTCTTTCCCTGAATCTTTAAGGGCTTTTACTGCGGCTGCGCTGATCTCGGCTATGGTTTTCATTATTTTCCTATTTTAACGGATATGCTATACTATTGCTATGAAGTATCGAAGGGGGACTTATGATAGAAAGCAGCGCCAATATTGAGTTCAAGCCTCGGCTGCGCTACGGCATGGTGGGCGGAGGGCAGGGCTCCTTTATCGGGGATGTGCACCGCAAGTCCATTGCCCTTGACGGCATGGCCGAAATTGCAGCGGGCTGTTTCTCCCGTTCCGCAGACAACACCCTGGCAACCGGCGCGGCCCTGGGAATCAAGCGGGAAAGGCTCTATGCAACCTACGAGGAAATGGCCGAGGAAGAATCGAAGCGTGCCGACAAGATCGATTTTGTGGTGATTGTAACGCCGAACTATGCCCATTATGGGGCCGCCAAGGCTTTTTTAAGCCGGGGAATTCCTGTGGTCTGCGACAAGCCCCTCTGCATCGAAGCTTCCGAAGCCCGGGAACTGCAAGAGCTTGCCGAAAAGAACAAGCTCCTTTTTTGCGTGACCTACACCTATTCGGGGAACCCTGCGGTAAAACACGGAAAGGCACTCATCAAAAAAGGCGAGATAGGAAAGATTCATTTTATCACCGGCGAGTATCCCCAGGAATGGCTTTTGGCTCCCTCCGAAAAACAGGGGAACAAGCAGGCAGTCTGGAGGACAGATCCCAAGCTGGCAGGTAAGTCCAACAGCGTGGGGGATCTGGGTTCCCACATCGAGAACCTTGTGCATTACTTCACCGGCCTCAAGATAAAGTCCCTCTGCGCCCGGCTCGACAAGATAGGCCCTGGCAGGGTGCTGGACGATAACGCGACAATCATGGTGGAATACGATAATGGTGCCAAAGGCGTTTACTGGAGCAGCCAGGTGGCGTCAGGTTATGATAATGCCCTCAAGGTGAGGATCTTCGGCGACAAGGGTGCGGTGGAATTTAACGAAGAGGAATGCAACTACATCAAGTTTTCCCAATTCGGTAAACCCACCACGGTGCTGTCCCGTGGGCGGGATCCTTTTGATCCCCATGCGCAGGGTTTTTCCCGCATCCCTTCGGGGCATCCTGAAGGCTACTTTGAGGCTCTGGCAAATATCTACAAGACCTTCATCACGGCCCTTGCAAAGCAGAAAGAAGGGAAGCCATTGACCGAAGATGATTTGGACTTCCCCACGGTAGAGGATGGGTTGAACGGTGTTGTTTTTATCGGCAAGTGTGTCGAAAGCTCTGACAAGGGCGCTGTTTGGGTTAATTTATAGGAGGAACTATGAGCAGACCAGTTACTTTATTTACCGGACAATGGGCGGACCTGCCCTTTGAAACTTTGTGCGCCAAAGCAAAAACCTTTGGCTACGACGGCCTCGAAATTGCCTGCTGGGGGGATCACATGGACCCCGCCAAAGGCGCTTCGGACCCTTCGTACATCGAAAACCGCAAGGCTATTCTTGCCAAAAACGGCCTCAAGTGTTGGGCAATTTCGGGGCACCTTCCCGGACAGTGCGTGGGCGACCTCTGGGACCCGCGGCTTGACGGATTCGCCCCTTCAAAATTTTCCGGCAACCCCGAGAAGATACGCGAGTGGGCCATTGCGGAGATGAAGCTCATTGCTAATACCGCAAAGAATCTGGGCGTCAAAGTGGTTACGGGCTTTATGGGAAGCCCTATATGGAAGTATTGGTACTCCTTCCCCCAGACCTCCGAGGACATGGTGGATAAAGGTTTCAAAGAAATTGTAAAACTGTGGACTCCCATTTTTGACGAGTACGATAAGTGCGGAATTAAATTCGCACTGGAAGTGCACCCCACGGAAATCGCCTTTGATTATTATTCCGCCGAGCGGCTTCTCAAGGAATTCGATTATCGCCCCACCTTGGGCTTCAACTTCGATCCTTCCCACCTTATCTGGCAGGGCGTGAGCCCCCACCTGTTCCTCAGGG is drawn from Leadbettera azotonutricia ZAS-9 and contains these coding sequences:
- a CDS encoding ankyrin repeat domain-containing protein, producing MKRHVRIALILASFLPLGTVFAQDFPPTAILNAAYKGDVEMVRLILATKPDPDVRDHFGASAVHEAIFESNLEVIQLLLDSGFDVNAQVASNGYTPLHYAVWLNKPDAVKLLLSYNADKTIKDKKGFTPLEKATKEGKRDLVIALSRK
- a CDS encoding bifunctional enoyl-CoA hydratase/phosphate acetyltransferase; this translates as MKTIAEISAAAVKALKDSGKEMPFIAAASAADASTLASLAAAKKQGLGNAVLIGNKGDIERTAKESNIDISGFEILHEPSHSAAAAKAAGLVREGKAQLPMKGLVETAIFLKAVMKKEGGLNTGKLISHVGVVESAFYPKLLFISDGALNIAPTLNEKIGIIENAVGLARDLGIPTPKVAVLAALEQVNPERMPCTADAAILTQMNRRGRIANCIVDGPLALDNAVHPASARIKGIDSPIAADADILITPSIEAGNMLFKSIMYLGNAKGAGILLGAKAPVILSSRASDAETRLASIALAVLNWVKEGV
- a CDS encoding Gfo/Idh/MocA family protein, which translates into the protein MIESSANIEFKPRLRYGMVGGGQGSFIGDVHRKSIALDGMAEIAAGCFSRSADNTLATGAALGIKRERLYATYEEMAEEESKRADKIDFVVIVTPNYAHYGAAKAFLSRGIPVVCDKPLCIEASEARELQELAEKNKLLFCVTYTYSGNPAVKHGKALIKKGEIGKIHFITGEYPQEWLLAPSEKQGNKQAVWRTDPKLAGKSNSVGDLGSHIENLVHYFTGLKIKSLCARLDKIGPGRVLDDNATIMVEYDNGAKGVYWSSQVASGYDNALKVRIFGDKGAVEFNEEECNYIKFSQFGKPTTVLSRGRDPFDPHAQGFSRIPSGHPEGYFEALANIYKTFITALAKQKEGKPLTEDDLDFPTVEDGLNGVVFIGKCVESSDKGAVWVNL
- a CDS encoding sugar phosphate isomerase/epimerase family protein — translated: MSRPVTLFTGQWADLPFETLCAKAKTFGYDGLEIACWGDHMDPAKGASDPSYIENRKAILAKNGLKCWAISGHLPGQCVGDLWDPRLDGFAPSKFSGNPEKIREWAIAEMKLIANTAKNLGVKVVTGFMGSPIWKYWYSFPQTSEDMVDKGFKEIVKLWTPIFDEYDKCGIKFALEVHPTEIAFDYYSAERLLKEFDYRPTLGFNFDPSHLIWQGVSPHLFLRDFKDRIYHVHMKDAAVTLDGKAGILGSHITFGDTRRGWNFRSLGHGDVDFENIIRELNAMDYQGPLSVEWEDSGMEREFGATEACAFVRKTDFAPSNVAFDDALKKD